The following coding sequences are from one Candidatus Nitrohelix vancouverensis window:
- a CDS encoding TonB-dependent receptor produces MTRSFYKTLAVSCLLVSSLNSHIAIAEDGPVWLEPKTITSTRINTNTDQFAGSATVITAKEIKESGRTMVRDILADHLSIDALQSGGIGTSSTLLMRGGNSDSTLVMIDGVQVNSNTLGSYNFGNINIDNIERIEILRGPQSTVWGADAVGGVIHIITKRGKGAPKTTFQFEGGSYSTFKESLNSSGSHGKLNYAVSASKTDSGSISAVSGERFGATEADGYENKTVSTRVGYDFENDLRVEFIGRYSSSQLDLDNFEADNGVRQSSEETFNVSLPVSKSITDWWDFSFRPSYFYDVGRDSQSGATPSKEDQIYNRNLTFEVQNNIQLGDITSVVIGGEYQMLTGHNVLNGFNHDNHNFGAFFQTQLNFNDTYLLSGGFRQDIHSEFENALTWKVEGAYKIHQTDTKLHGAYATGFKAPTFNQQFFPNFGTAGLKPEESRSWEFGVKQSFLGNRITTDITYFEMRFNNLIESIDTGGFVFRARNVGKAKTNGVETSLQALLPLDARLNLNYTWLEARDEDGTQLQRRARNKVSASISRTFFDKFDALLGVRYRSGVRTNSSGTKEVDTFTLLRTAFKYQLAKDLEITARIENLLDENYEEIFGFGTPGRAGYAGFNFTF; encoded by the coding sequence ATGACTCGCTCGTTTTACAAAACGCTCGCCGTCTCCTGTCTGTTAGTTTCATCGCTCAATTCTCATATCGCCATCGCTGAAGACGGCCCCGTCTGGCTGGAACCCAAGACAATCACCTCAACCCGTATCAACACGAATACGGATCAGTTCGCAGGCTCCGCCACCGTAATCACTGCTAAAGAAATCAAGGAATCCGGTCGCACCATGGTCCGGGATATCCTCGCCGACCATCTCAGCATAGACGCCCTGCAAAGCGGCGGCATTGGCACCAGCTCCACCCTGCTGATGCGCGGCGGCAACAGCGATTCCACGCTGGTCATGATCGACGGCGTTCAGGTCAATTCCAATACGCTGGGAAGCTACAATTTCGGCAACATCAATATCGACAATATCGAGCGCATCGAAATTCTGCGCGGGCCGCAAAGCACCGTATGGGGCGCGGACGCAGTCGGCGGCGTCATTCACATCATCACAAAGCGCGGCAAGGGAGCGCCGAAAACGACGTTCCAGTTTGAGGGCGGCAGTTACTCCACCTTCAAAGAATCGCTGAACAGTTCCGGCTCTCATGGAAAACTCAATTATGCAGTGAGCGCTTCTAAGACAGACAGTGGAAGCATTTCCGCCGTCAGTGGAGAACGTTTTGGCGCCACGGAAGCGGACGGCTACGAGAACAAAACCGTATCGACCCGCGTTGGCTACGATTTTGAAAATGATTTGCGCGTTGAATTCATCGGTCGTTATTCCAGTTCACAACTGGACCTCGATAATTTCGAGGCGGACAACGGCGTCCGACAAAGTTCTGAAGAAACATTCAATGTCAGTCTACCCGTCAGCAAGAGCATCACCGACTGGTGGGACTTCAGCTTCCGCCCCAGTTATTTTTACGACGTGGGCAGGGACTCTCAATCGGGCGCCACGCCGTCTAAAGAAGACCAGATTTACAATCGCAACCTGACTTTTGAAGTTCAAAACAACATCCAGTTAGGCGATATCACCTCCGTTGTCATTGGCGGCGAGTATCAGATGCTCACCGGACACAATGTGCTCAACGGTTTCAATCACGACAATCACAATTTTGGCGCGTTCTTTCAAACCCAGTTGAATTTCAACGACACCTATCTGCTATCCGGCGGCTTTCGCCAGGACATTCATTCTGAATTTGAAAATGCATTGACCTGGAAAGTGGAAGGGGCCTACAAGATTCACCAGACCGACACCAAACTCCACGGCGCCTACGCCACTGGTTTCAAAGCGCCGACTTTCAATCAGCAATTCTTCCCCAATTTTGGAACGGCCGGGCTTAAACCCGAGGAAAGCAGGAGCTGGGAATTTGGCGTCAAACAAAGCTTCCTTGGAAACCGCATCACAACCGATATCACCTATTTTGAGATGCGCTTTAACAATCTCATAGAATCCATTGACACCGGCGGCTTCGTTTTTCGCGCCCGCAATGTTGGTAAAGCAAAAACCAACGGCGTCGAAACCAGCCTGCAAGCCCTCCTGCCGCTGGACGCGCGCCTGAACCTGAATTACACCTGGCTGGAAGCGCGCGACGAGGACGGAACTCAACTGCAAAGACGCGCAAGAAATAAAGTATCCGCCAGCATCAGCCGAACATTCTTCGATAAATTCGACGCGCTTCTGGGAGTGCGTTATCGAAGCGGCGTGCGCACCAACAGCTCTGGCACCAAAGAAGTGGACACCTTCACTTTGCTGCGAACCGCGTTCAAATATCAACTGGCCAAGGATCTGGAAATCACGGCCCGGATTGAAAATTTGCTGGATGAGAATTATGAGGAAATATTTGGATTTGGAACGCCGGGGCGAGCAGGATACGCCGGGTTCAATTTCACATTCTAA
- the bluB gene encoding 5,6-dimethylbenzimidazole synthase, which produces MSRQFRDIAGITNQTLARAFSKVVHLVSGIPVTIKPQATSAPDENKADETPHAFPQTKKNGVYEAIYKRRDMRHFLPDPIDPAVLGRILDAAHHAGSVGFMQPWNFIVIDDPEVKKKVARNFSQANEAASKNYSGEKKDLYQSLKLEGITASPINLCVTCDSERNGPHVLGRNSISETDQFSACCAVQNLWLAARAEGIAVGWVSILSPDQLKKDLDLPEHVFPIAYLCIGHTESFYKKPMLEEKGWAKRLALKQLVYYNQWLGRPGNFKVVLPPPSK; this is translated from the coding sequence ATGAGTCGGCAATTCCGCGATATCGCGGGAATCACCAACCAGACGCTGGCGCGAGCCTTTTCCAAAGTCGTTCATCTGGTATCGGGTATTCCCGTCACCATCAAACCCCAGGCTACGAGCGCTCCAGACGAAAACAAAGCGGATGAGACGCCCCATGCCTTTCCGCAAACAAAGAAGAACGGAGTCTACGAAGCCATTTACAAGCGCCGGGACATGAGACATTTCCTGCCCGATCCGATTGATCCGGCGGTTCTCGGACGCATTCTCGATGCGGCGCATCACGCAGGTTCGGTCGGTTTCATGCAACCCTGGAACTTTATCGTCATCGACGATCCTGAAGTCAAAAAGAAAGTCGCGCGGAATTTCTCACAGGCCAATGAAGCGGCCTCGAAAAACTACAGCGGCGAGAAAAAAGACCTGTATCAATCGCTCAAACTCGAAGGCATCACCGCGTCGCCCATCAATCTCTGCGTCACCTGCGATAGCGAACGCAACGGCCCGCATGTGCTGGGTCGGAATTCAATATCCGAAACTGACCAGTTCAGCGCTTGCTGTGCGGTTCAAAATCTCTGGCTGGCGGCGCGCGCCGAAGGCATCGCCGTTGGCTGGGTCAGCATTCTCAGCCCCGATCAGCTTAAAAAGGACCTCGATTTACCGGAGCATGTGTTCCCTATCGCCTATCTATGCATTGGTCATACGGAGAGTTTTTACAAAAAACCGATGCTGGAAGAGAAAGGCTGGGCAAAAAGGCTTGCATTAAAACAGCTGGTATATTACAACCAATGGCTGGGAAGGCCGGGCAATTTTAAAGTCGTCCTTCCGCCACCCTCAAAATAG
- the cobS gene encoding adenosylcobinamide-GDP ribazoletransferase, whose product MNFLSAIGFLTTLPVPNKAFREDGRQILYFPLVGLIIGVLLYAVDSIAAMILPHPLRAAVDVAFLTLISGGLHLDGLADCADGLFSHRDRERSLEIMKDSRIGVMGALALILCLLLKYASLISICGSAAAVWLIAAPAFARASLSVGLVTMSHARAEKGLGNYLYQKGNYALLALCPLALVIPFADGIVEACVAIGGAILITSVTLGWFKSRLGGVTGDALGALSEILETFILVAGGAFCACQNIQ is encoded by the coding sequence ATGAATTTTCTCTCTGCCATTGGTTTTTTGACGACGCTACCCGTCCCCAATAAAGCCTTCAGGGAGGATGGCAGGCAGATTCTTTATTTTCCTCTGGTTGGATTGATCATCGGCGTTCTACTCTATGCCGTCGATTCCATCGCCGCCATGATTTTGCCGCATCCCTTGCGCGCCGCTGTGGATGTTGCTTTTCTGACTTTGATCAGCGGCGGACTGCATCTCGACGGGCTGGCCGACTGCGCCGACGGTTTGTTCTCGCATCGCGACCGCGAGCGCAGTCTGGAGATCATGAAAGATTCTCGCATTGGAGTCATGGGAGCGCTGGCGCTCATCCTCTGTCTGCTGTTAAAATACGCAAGCCTGATATCCATCTGCGGAAGCGCGGCGGCAGTCTGGCTGATAGCCGCTCCAGCCTTTGCCCGCGCTTCGTTAAGCGTCGGACTTGTGACCATGAGTCACGCCCGCGCCGAGAAAGGTCTGGGAAATTATTTATATCAGAAAGGCAATTATGCGCTTCTTGCCCTGTGCCCGCTGGCGTTGGTGATTCCTTTTGCCGACGGAATCGTTGAAGCCTGCGTTGCGATTGGCGGCGCGATTCTCATAACGTCTGTAACCCTGGGCTGGTTCAAGAGTCGCTTGGGCGGCGTGACCGGCGACGCGCTCGGAGCGCTTTCAGAAATCTTGGAAACTTTTATATTGGTCGCGGGCGGCGCCTTTTGCGCGTGTCAAAACATACAGTAA